One genomic window of Caenorhabditis elegans chromosome I includes the following:
- the Y71F9B.6 gene encoding Cyclin N-terminal domain-containing protein (Confirmed by transcript evidence) codes for MVKKKSNYHILVAQNFLSNISVDGSHNDTNLRIFQTKGLPKISPTEKKFSNGASSTTTIRNNESVISLGTSASLGERLSSSNLPQEYAETPQKKTSIFRRIAKIMSSDDVIYSMTATNSRSPILEEGVGREDSGLIEFRSESPSCSSNQFSFLRRLKSTITHADRFYICTSTNGQPLAVFSYISPNSDYVDPLAPIFANTTVNKKKFRSKSIFGSSDRMRHQAHLSTEELRPFVFRDAEDQVILGQIRRKRNPSPFFTLFDKSPASISRKERRESFRNGETSEEMFAETIEVPQAVNRDSSYERGTSIDEKCDLDASRSDEPSSEVIDEYDPIAFSELGIGKRTVIRHECCVASTLHCESAERAKQVINEDFEAKYPMIHLTLSKMKSLKREMAELGVSNGIDVYTVATAYVYFEKIILKGLISKVNRKCVAGAALLVALKMNDYKKSTIKSYIEQAEDQLREPKSDLLAYELPICSVLQFRLQPTIDEIQPHVDRLQFEM; via the exons atGGTAAAAAAGAAGAGTAACTATCATATTCTCGTCGCACAAAATTTCTTATCAAATATCAGTGTTGATGGAAGCCACAATGACACAAatcttcgaattttccaaacaaaaggCCTTCCGAAG atatctcCAACGGAAAAGAAGTTTTCAAACGGCGCAAGCTCCACAACCACCATCCGCAACAATGAATCAGTGATCTCACTCGGAACATCCGCTTCACTCGGAGAACGGCTAAGCTCGTCGAATTTGCCGCAGGAATACGCGGAGACACcacagaaaaa AACTTCAATCTTCCGAAGAATCGCGAAAATCATGAGCTCCGACGACGTGATCTATTCAATGACCGCCACAAACAGTAGATCTCCGATTCTTGAAGAAGGCGTCGGGAGAGAAGATAGTGGGCTGATTG aatttcGCTCAGAATCACCATCTTGTTCTTCAAATCAGTTCAGTTTTCTGAGAAGGCTCAAAAGCACCATTACCCATGCAGATAG attttacatCTGCACCTCGACGAATGGCCAGCCTCTGGCAGTTTTCTCGTATATCTCGCCGAACAGCGACTACGTGGATCCGCTGGCGCCGATTTTCGCCAACACAACCGTCAATAAGAAGAAATTCCGAtcgaaatcgatttttggaag ctCGGATCGCATGCGGCATCAGGCTCACTTATCAACAGAAGAGCTGCGGCCATTTGTCTTCCGAGACGCTGAAGATCAAGTAATTCTGGGGCAGATTCGCCGAAAGCGGAATCCTTCGCCGTTTTTCACGCTGTTCGACAAGTCGCCCGCCTCGATTTCCAGGAAAGAGCGGAGG gaaaGCTTCCGAAACGGCGAAACCTCGGAGGAAATGTTTGCGGAAACCATCGAAGTTCCACAAGCCGTAAATCGAGATTCAAGCTATGAACGTGGAACTTCAATCgatgaaaaatgcgatttaGACGCCAGCCGATCAGATGAACCATCATCAGAAGTCATCGATGAGTACGATCCGATCGCATTTTCCGAGTTGGGAATCGGAAAACGGACTGTAATCCGTCACGAGTGTTGCGTGGCAAGCACACTTCATTGTGAATCGGCGGAGAGGGCGAAACAAGTGATAAATGAGGATTTCGAGGCGAAATACCCAATGATTCATCTGACATTGAGCAAAATGAAGAGTTTGAAGCGAGAAATGGCAGAACTTGGGGTCTCGAATGGAATTGATGTGTATACGGTGGCAACTGCTTATGTGtactttgagaaaattattctTAAG ggTCTAATCTCAAAAGTCAATCGAAAATGTGTCGCCGGAGCCGCTCTCCTCGTCGCCCTTAAAATGAATGATTACAAGAAGTCTACGATCAAATCGTACATCGAACAGGCCGAAGATCAGCTCCGCGAGCCGAAATCCGATCTTTTGGCTTATGAGCTTCCAATTTGCTCGGTGCTCCAGTTCAGGCTTCAGCCAACAATTGATGAGATTCAACCACATGTAGATAGATTGCAATTTGAGATGTGA
- the Y71F9B.6 gene encoding Cyclin N-terminal domain-containing protein (Confirmed by transcript evidence), which produces MVKKKSNYHILVAQNFLSNISVDGSHNDTNLRIFQTKGLPKISPTEKKFSNGASSTTTIRNNESVISLGTSASLGERLSSSNLPQEYAETPQKKTSIFRRIAKIMSSDDVIYSMTATNSRSPILEEGVGREDSGLIEFRSESPSCSSNQFSFLRRLKSTITHADSSDRMRHQAHLSTEELRPFVFRDAEDQVILGQIRRKRNPSPFFTLFDKSPASISRKERRESFRNGETSEEMFAETIEVPQAVNRDSSYERGTSIDEKCDLDASRSDEPSSEVIDEYDPIAFSELGIGKRTVIRHECCVASTLHCESAERAKQVINEDFEAKYPMIHLTLSKMKSLKREMAELGVSNGIDVYTVATAYVYFEKIILKGLISKVNRKCVAGAALLVALKMNDYKKSTIKSYIEQAEDQLREPKSDLLAYELPICSVLQFRLQPTIDEIQPHVDRLQFEM; this is translated from the exons atGGTAAAAAAGAAGAGTAACTATCATATTCTCGTCGCACAAAATTTCTTATCAAATATCAGTGTTGATGGAAGCCACAATGACACAAatcttcgaattttccaaacaaaaggCCTTCCGAAG atatctcCAACGGAAAAGAAGTTTTCAAACGGCGCAAGCTCCACAACCACCATCCGCAACAATGAATCAGTGATCTCACTCGGAACATCCGCTTCACTCGGAGAACGGCTAAGCTCGTCGAATTTGCCGCAGGAATACGCGGAGACACcacagaaaaa AACTTCAATCTTCCGAAGAATCGCGAAAATCATGAGCTCCGACGACGTGATCTATTCAATGACCGCCACAAACAGTAGATCTCCGATTCTTGAAGAAGGCGTCGGGAGAGAAGATAGTGGGCTGATTG aatttcGCTCAGAATCACCATCTTGTTCTTCAAATCAGTTCAGTTTTCTGAGAAGGCTCAAAAGCACCATTACCCATGCAGATAG ctCGGATCGCATGCGGCATCAGGCTCACTTATCAACAGAAGAGCTGCGGCCATTTGTCTTCCGAGACGCTGAAGATCAAGTAATTCTGGGGCAGATTCGCCGAAAGCGGAATCCTTCGCCGTTTTTCACGCTGTTCGACAAGTCGCCCGCCTCGATTTCCAGGAAAGAGCGGAGG gaaaGCTTCCGAAACGGCGAAACCTCGGAGGAAATGTTTGCGGAAACCATCGAAGTTCCACAAGCCGTAAATCGAGATTCAAGCTATGAACGTGGAACTTCAATCgatgaaaaatgcgatttaGACGCCAGCCGATCAGATGAACCATCATCAGAAGTCATCGATGAGTACGATCCGATCGCATTTTCCGAGTTGGGAATCGGAAAACGGACTGTAATCCGTCACGAGTGTTGCGTGGCAAGCACACTTCATTGTGAATCGGCGGAGAGGGCGAAACAAGTGATAAATGAGGATTTCGAGGCGAAATACCCAATGATTCATCTGACATTGAGCAAAATGAAGAGTTTGAAGCGAGAAATGGCAGAACTTGGGGTCTCGAATGGAATTGATGTGTATACGGTGGCAACTGCTTATGTGtactttgagaaaattattctTAAG ggTCTAATCTCAAAAGTCAATCGAAAATGTGTCGCCGGAGCCGCTCTCCTCGTCGCCCTTAAAATGAATGATTACAAGAAGTCTACGATCAAATCGTACATCGAACAGGCCGAAGATCAGCTCCGCGAGCCGAAATCCGATCTTTTGGCTTATGAGCTTCCAATTTGCTCGGTGCTCCAGTTCAGGCTTCAGCCAACAATTGATGAGATTCAACCACATGTAGATAGATTGCAATTTGAGATGTGA
- the Y71F9B.6 gene encoding Cyclin N-terminal domain-containing protein (Confirmed by transcript evidence): MFAETIEVPQAVNRDSSYERGTSIDEKCDLDASRSDEPSSEVIDEYDPIAFSELGIGKRTVIRHECCVASTLHCESAERAKQVINEDFEAKYPMIHLTLSKMKSLKREMAELGVSNGIDVYTVATAYVYFEKIILKGLISKVNRKCVAGAALLVALKMNDYKKSTIKSYIEQAEDQLREPKSDLLAYELPICSVLQFRLQPTIDEIQPHVDRLQFEM; this comes from the exons ATGTTTGCGGAAACCATCGAAGTTCCACAAGCCGTAAATCGAGATTCAAGCTATGAACGTGGAACTTCAATCgatgaaaaatgcgatttaGACGCCAGCCGATCAGATGAACCATCATCAGAAGTCATCGATGAGTACGATCCGATCGCATTTTCCGAGTTGGGAATCGGAAAACGGACTGTAATCCGTCACGAGTGTTGCGTGGCAAGCACACTTCATTGTGAATCGGCGGAGAGGGCGAAACAAGTGATAAATGAGGATTTCGAGGCGAAATACCCAATGATTCATCTGACATTGAGCAAAATGAAGAGTTTGAAGCGAGAAATGGCAGAACTTGGGGTCTCGAATGGAATTGATGTGTATACGGTGGCAACTGCTTATGTGtactttgagaaaattattctTAAG ggTCTAATCTCAAAAGTCAATCGAAAATGTGTCGCCGGAGCCGCTCTCCTCGTCGCCCTTAAAATGAATGATTACAAGAAGTCTACGATCAAATCGTACATCGAACAGGCCGAAGATCAGCTCCGCGAGCCGAAATCCGATCTTTTGGCTTATGAGCTTCCAATTTGCTCGGTGCTCCAGTTCAGGCTTCAGCCAACAATTGATGAGATTCAACCACATGTAGATAGATTGCAATTTGAGATGTGA
- the Y71F9B.6 gene encoding Cyclin N-terminal domain-containing protein (Confirmed by transcript evidence): protein MNDYKKSTIKSYIEQAEDQLREPKSDLLAYELPICSVLQFRLQPTIDEIQPHVDRLQFEM, encoded by the coding sequence ATGAATGATTACAAGAAGTCTACGATCAAATCGTACATCGAACAGGCCGAAGATCAGCTCCGCGAGCCGAAATCCGATCTTTTGGCTTATGAGCTTCCAATTTGCTCGGTGCTCCAGTTCAGGCTTCAGCCAACAATTGATGAGATTCAACCACATGTAGATAGATTGCAATTTGAGATGTGA
- the snr-7 gene encoding putative small nuclear ribonucleoprotein G (Confirmed by transcript evidence): MSKTHPPELKKYMDKEMDLKLNGNRRVSGILRGFDPFMNMVIDEAVEYQKDGGSVNLGMTVIRGNSVVIMEPKERIS; encoded by the exons atgagtaAGACACATCCACCAGAGCTCAAAAAGTACATGGACAAGGAGATGGACTTGAAGCTCAACGGAAACCGTCGCGTCTCTGGAATCCTCCGCGGTTTCGATCCATTCATGAACATGGTCATCGAC GAAGCTGTCGAGTACCAAAAGGACGGAGGATCCGTCAACCTCGGCATGACTGTCATTCGCGGAAACTCCGTCGTCATCATGGAGCCCAAGGAGAGAATCTCCTAG
- the yop-1 gene encoding Receptor expression-enhancing protein (Confirmed by transcript evidence) gives MPVPPQVQKVLDDVDKQLHEPSTVTNVLATVEQKTGVKRLHLVLGVVGLQALYLIFGHSAQLVCNFMGFVYPAYMSIKAIESSNKEDDTQWLTYWVIFAILSVVEFFSVQIVAVFPVYWLFKSIFLLYLYLPSFLGAAKLYHRFVKPVAARHSGSIDAKIGNFADRVNSAAGKLANEVRDHME, from the exons ATGCCTGTCCCACCACAAGTGCAAAAGGTCTTGGACGATGTCGACAAGCAGCTCCACGAGCCGAGCACCGTCACCAACGTGCTGGCGACCGTTGAGCAGAAGACCGGAGTCAAGCGGCTTCATTTGGTGCTCGGCGTCGTCGGTCTTCAGGCTCTCTACCTCATTTTCGGACATTCCGCCCAGCTTGTGTGCAACTTTATGGGATTCGTCTACCCGGCTTACATGAG tatcaaGGCCATCGAATCAAGCAACAAGGAAGACGACACTCAATGGTTGACCTACTGGGTCATATTCGCCATACTCTCAGTCGTCGAGTTCTTCTCCGTTCAAATCGTCGCCGTTTTCCCAGTCTATTGGCTCTTCAAGTCGATCTTCCTGCTCTACCTCTACCTTCCAAGCTTCCTCGGAGCCGCCAAGCTCTACCATAGATTTGTGAAGCCAGTCGCCGCCAGACACTCGGGATCCATTGACGCCAAGATTGGAAATTTCGCCGATAGAGTGAACAGTGCCGCCGGAAAGCTCGCCAACGAAGTCCGAGATCACATGGAATGA
- the Y71F9B.2 gene encoding Phosphatidate cytidylyltransferase, mitochondrial (Confirmed by transcript evidence) produces MDEYRELISVLPLETVEYAFAYGSGAIQQQNEDKSEKMVDFVIVTKNAQEFHRDNILKNPQHYSLLRLMGPKMIEKIQCNFAARVYYNTHVKVGKRKIKYGVISYENVKQDLLDWRWIYISGRLHKPVLEVIKPRQDMCDLVTENRRSALHSSLLLLPESFTLKQLFHKIVGLSYTGDFRMVVGEDKNKINKIVEGNYEELLRVYEPLMNDDARLSVMSPAKLIQDGSTTAIYHRLNLLPSEVLNRIQKNMNRVQKRQRDAEEVIFSLAHRHDVAATVETAIGGIIRPVSLSQTAKNAFSAGVTRSIIYSMAKMSKFLKSK; encoded by the exons ATGGACGAATATCGAGAGCTGATTAGTGTGCTTCCACTGGAAACTGTAGAATATGCATTTGCATATGGATCAG GTGCAATCCAGCAACAAAATGAGGataaatcggaaaaaatggtGGATTTTGTGATTGTCACTAAAAATGCTCAAGAATTCCACCGCGACAACATTCTCAAAAATCCCCAACACTACAGCCTACTCCGGCTTATGGGCCCGAAAATGATCGAGAAAATTCAGTGTAATTTTGCGGCTCGTGTCTATTACAATACTCATGTAAAAGTCGGGAAGCGGAAGATCAAGTACGGAGTGATTTCGTACGAGAATGTGAAGCAGGATCTTCTGGATTGGAGGTGGATTTATATTTCTGGGCGGCTACACAAGCCGGTACTGGAGGTGATCAAGCCGCGGCAGGATATGTGTGATCTGGTGACTGAGAATCGTAGATCAGCGCTTCATTCATCGCTTCTTCTACTTCCAGAATCTTTTACACTTAAGCAATTATTTCATAAAATCGTCGGGCTCTCTTATACTGGAGATTTTCGAATGGTCGTTGGAGAGGAtaagaataaaatcaataaaatcgtCGAGGGAAATTACGAGGAGCTTCTCAGAGTCTACGAGCCACTTATGAACGATGATGCTCGACTGTCGGTGATGTCGCCGGCGAAACTGATTCAGGATGGATCGACGACGGCGATCTATCATCGATTGAATCTTTTGCCATCGGAAGTGTTGAATCGGATTCAGAAGAATATGAATAGAGTGCAGAAAAGGCAGCGGGATGCTGAAGAG GTAATCTTTTCGCTTGCTCACCGACATGATGTGGCTGCGACCGTTGAAACCGCAATCGGCGGAATCATCCGACCAGTCTCCCTGTCTCAAACCGCGAAGAACGCCTTCTCGGCCGGAGTCACCCGTTCAATCATCTACAGTATGGCAAAGATGAGCAAGTTCTTGAAGAGCAAGTGA
- the Y71F9B.2 gene encoding Phosphatidate cytidylyltransferase, mitochondrial (Confirmed by transcript evidence), whose amino-acid sequence MMWLRPLKPQSAESSDQSPCLKPRRTPSRPESPVQSSTVWQR is encoded by the coding sequence ATGATGTGGCTGCGACCGTTGAAACCGCAATCGGCGGAATCATCCGACCAGTCTCCCTGTCTCAAACCGCGAAGAACGCCTTCTCGGCCGGAGTCACCCGTTCAATCATCTACAGTATGGCAAAGATGA
- the lron-11 gene encoding eLRR (extracellular Leucine-Rich Repeat) ONly (Product from WormBase gene class lron;~Confirmed by transcript evidence) codes for MRPPVLILLVLVSGVISCQSGCKCPTKTTAVCKGSSLRSIPILLDPRTTVLDLSNNRISRLSADELSLYPNLEQLILHNNSITHLSADVFSTLPSLRVLDLSSNSLLSLPNEVFSKLKNLKTLIISSNDVQLGPECFAGLSQLQTLSIADNRLSFLPPSVLKPLSGLRNLDLSANKLLSMPASVMNNLGGLETLKLKQNLLSSLETGMFLSQKELKHLDVSENLIGDIEEGALYGLEKLETLNLTNNQLVRLPGNTWSLPALKTLDLSSNLFVSLETASFDGLPALQYLNISHSRNLKTIQMATFVQLSSLHWLSISSSALTHIHPSAFNPIPPLSHLDLSNNELRYVAPGMLQWPNIRNLHLANNDWHCSCDLRVSNLNPRDDAKCSGPENLAGAPINELSSCSILGGLLIPFLLVLFILLLALVILALACKKSKPVSLKNRAFYNDQLIAALNSHKEYSFDCHSPYTMSSEDSRDSAYESPTSALMPRRPPPSCPPPPRLLTLPRAGPTHVAPPMVPVPNFRNSNDPYLIPKSQVPITRL; via the exons ATGAGACCTCCGGTGTTAATTCTACTTGTGCTTGTCAGTGGGGTGATCAGTTGTCAGTCGGGATGCAAGTGCCCAACGAAAACGACGGCCGTCTGCAAAG gttCCTCACTCCGATCGATTCCGATCCTCCTGGATCCCCGCACAACCGTACTCGACCTTTCCAACAACCGAATTTCCCGTTTGTCTGCCGACGAATTAAGTCTTTATCCGA atctgGAGCAACTCATCCTGCATAACAACTCGATCACCCATCTCTCTGCAGACGTCTTCTCCACACTTCCATCTCTTCGAGTCCTCGATCTCTCTTCCAACAGTCTTTTGTCACTTCCAAATGAAGTATTCTCAAAACTCAAGAATCTAAAG ACCCTCATCATCTCCTCCAACGATGTACAACTCGGACCTGAATGCTTTGCCGGGCTCTCCCAACTGCAAACTCTTTCCATTGCCGATAACCGTCTCTCATTCCTTCCTCCATCGGTTTTAAAGCCTCTTTCGGGACTTCGAAATCTCGATTTGTCTGCAAATAAGCTCCTGTCAATGCCGGCGTCTGTTATGAATAACCTGGGAGGCTTGGAGACTCTCAAGCTGAAGCAGAACCTTCTGTCAAGT ctcgaaACTGGAATGTTCCTCTCACAAAAAGAGCTGAAGCATCTGGATGTGAGTGAGAATCTCATTGGAGACATTGAAGAGGGTGCTCTCTACGGGCTCGAGAAGCTGGAAACCCTGAATTTGACGAATAACCAGCTGGTTCGACTGCCAGGAAACACGTGGTCCCTGCCCGCTTTGAAGACTCTCGATTTGTCGTCGAATTTGTTTGTTTCACTGGAAACCGCGTCGTTCGATGGGCTTCCCGCGTTGCagtatttgaatatttcacaTTCAAGGAATTTGAAAACGATTCAG atggcCACCTTCGTCCAGCTCTCCTCACTCCACTGGCTCTCGATCTCATCATCAGCTCTCACCCACATCCATCCATCAGCCTTCAACCCGATCCCTCCACTCTCCCATCTGGATCTCTCGAACAACGAGCTCCGTTACGTGGCTCCAGGAATGCTCCAATGGCCGAACATTCGCAATTTGCACTTGGCCAACAACGACTGGCACTGCTCCTGTGATCTCCGCGTCTCAAATCTCAACCCACGAGACGACGCGAAATGCTCGGGACCCGAAAACCTGGCCGGCGCACCTATCAACGAACTGAGCTCCTGCAGTATTCTAGGAGGGCTCTTGATTCCATTCCTTTTGGTGCTCTTCATCCTTCTCCTGGCTCTGGTGATTCTGGCTCTAGCTTGTAAGAAGTCCAAGCCGGTTTCTCTGAAGAACCGCGCATTCTACAATGATCAATTGATTGCCGCGTTGAACTCTCACAAGGAGTACTCCTTCGATTGTCATTCACCGTACACGATGAGCTCCGAGGATTCCCGGGATTCAGCCTACGAGTCGCCAACATCTGCTCTGATGCCTCGTCGTCCACCACCATCCTGTCCACCTCCACCAAGGCTCCTAACACTTCCGAGGGCCGGGCCAACTCATGTAGCGCCACCGATGGTTCCAGTTCCAAactttcgaaattcaaatgaCCCCTACTTGATTCCAAAGTCACAAGTCCCAATTACAAGACTCTAG
- the lron-11 gene encoding eLRR (extracellular Leucine-Rich Repeat) ONly (Product from WormBase gene class lron;~Confirmed by transcript evidence) yields the protein MATFVQLSSLHWLSISSSALTHIHPSAFNPIPPLSHLDLSNNELRYVAPGMLQWPNIRNLHLANNDWHCSCDLRVSNLNPRDDAKCSGPENLAGAPINELSSCSILGGLLIPFLLVLFILLLALVILALACKKSKPVSLKNRAFYNDQLIAALNSHKEYSFDCHSPYTMSSEDSRDSAYESPTSALMPRRPPPSCPPPPRLLTLPRAGPTHVAPPMVPVPNFRNSNDPYLIPKSQVPITRL from the coding sequence atggcCACCTTCGTCCAGCTCTCCTCACTCCACTGGCTCTCGATCTCATCATCAGCTCTCACCCACATCCATCCATCAGCCTTCAACCCGATCCCTCCACTCTCCCATCTGGATCTCTCGAACAACGAGCTCCGTTACGTGGCTCCAGGAATGCTCCAATGGCCGAACATTCGCAATTTGCACTTGGCCAACAACGACTGGCACTGCTCCTGTGATCTCCGCGTCTCAAATCTCAACCCACGAGACGACGCGAAATGCTCGGGACCCGAAAACCTGGCCGGCGCACCTATCAACGAACTGAGCTCCTGCAGTATTCTAGGAGGGCTCTTGATTCCATTCCTTTTGGTGCTCTTCATCCTTCTCCTGGCTCTGGTGATTCTGGCTCTAGCTTGTAAGAAGTCCAAGCCGGTTTCTCTGAAGAACCGCGCATTCTACAATGATCAATTGATTGCCGCGTTGAACTCTCACAAGGAGTACTCCTTCGATTGTCATTCACCGTACACGATGAGCTCCGAGGATTCCCGGGATTCAGCCTACGAGTCGCCAACATCTGCTCTGATGCCTCGTCGTCCACCACCATCCTGTCCACCTCCACCAAGGCTCCTAACACTTCCGAGGGCCGGGCCAACTCATGTAGCGCCACCGATGGTTCCAGTTCCAAactttcgaaattcaaatgaCCCCTACTTGATTCCAAAGTCACAAGTCCCAATTACAAGACTCTAG